One window from the genome of bacterium encodes:
- a CDS encoding gamma-glutamylcyclotransferase, with protein sequence MVEPPVPQSFIEGRSKDLFLFTYDVYMDIVRLHRYIPSARLPKPARLVNHKLWFPYYFNPAKSGLPSITRSEGDEVWGLLWRCNKNELPKFERKLEAPNRYHIMEVRIVDRAGDRMNATTYAITQPNVPPSKPSKAKLSEIIELGKAADLPNDYLTWLAAIETL encoded by the coding sequence ATGGTTGAGCCTCCAGTACCGCAAAGCTTCATTGAAGGCCGCTCGAAGGATCTGTTCCTGTTCACCTACGACGTTTATATGGACATAGTCCGCCTGCACCGCTACATCCCCAGCGCGCGCCTGCCGAAACCGGCTAGACTGGTCAACCACAAACTTTGGTTTCCCTATTACTTCAATCCGGCGAAAAGCGGTTTGCCGTCGATCACCCGTTCGGAAGGGGACGAGGTGTGGGGGCTGCTTTGGCGGTGCAACAAAAACGAACTTCCCAAGTTCGAACGCAAGCTCGAGGCCCCGAACAGGTATCACATTATGGAAGTGCGAATCGTTGATCGTGCGGGCGACAGGATGAACGCCACGACGTACGCGATCACCCAGCCGAACGTGCCTCCCTCCAAGCCGTCGAAAGCGAAGCTTTCAGAAATAATCGAACTTGGAAAAGCGGCGGACCTGCCAAACGATTACCTGACCTGGCTCGCGGCGATTGAGACGCTCTAG
- a CDS encoding cyclic nucleotide-binding domain-containing protein encodes MNCREVLKKVDVFRDLNQVQADLIAPHCIERKALEGERIISEGEHGESMFLLVDGAVEISKKLTLLQRGEADLRDKKLTVLKAGPDSESYPVFGEMGLFAPDERSATVTAVTTCTLLEIRGKDFLAICEKDCRLGYLVTKRIVQIVSERIRQTNKDVLKLTTALCLALEST; translated from the coding sequence ATGAACTGCAGGGAAGTGCTGAAAAAAGTTGACGTGTTCCGCGACTTGAATCAGGTTCAGGCGGACCTGATCGCCCCGCACTGCATCGAGCGAAAGGCGTTGGAGGGCGAGCGGATAATCAGCGAGGGCGAGCACGGAGAGAGCATGTTCTTGCTCGTGGATGGCGCTGTCGAAATATCCAAGAAGCTCACCTTGCTTCAGCGCGGCGAGGCCGACCTGCGCGACAAAAAACTCACGGTGCTCAAGGCAGGCCCGGACTCGGAATCGTATCCCGTGTTCGGCGAAATGGGGCTTTTCGCCCCTGATGAGCGCAGCGCCACCGTAACCGCGGTCACGACATGCACGCTGCTGGAAATCCGAGGCAAGGATTTTCTGGCCATTTGCGAGAAAGACTGCAGGCTGGGCTACCTGGTCACGAAACGAATAGTGCAAATTGTAAGCGAGCGGATTAGACAGACCAACAAAGATGTCCTTAAGCTCACGACGGCGCTTTGTTTGGCGCTTGAATCTACATAG
- a CDS encoding NAD-binding protein — MQHWQRLNGSILRSARNFLRLAVEEGLHRFILVIFVILFAAAALVFAFEYRENPEQYASLWDGVWWAIVTACTVGYGDKYPLTVGGRIVAMAEMLVFMILVGPLLGATVTTAFVSKRIKEAKGLEEITLTDHLIVCGWNPHIDNVLENLRKAKTSSQLQVVLIADIEEELANEHFYSFPDLNMKFVRGDFCSESVLTRANAAKASYALILADYSAEGASQSDQRVLRATLALKRQNRKMRISAELHSEENMSSLRAANAEEIVLIGKHSGYLLTAGALFPGMPSLVRELLSPEFGHALWQKKIPREFVGRPFSELAKHLMETRGDILIGVIGRERGMALEDVLGADPTSIDAFIKQQFEAAGKKELTYGVENLDVKVNPGPDYTIKELDAAIVIEASAGRQ, encoded by the coding sequence ATGCAGCACTGGCAACGCCTGAACGGCAGCATTTTGAGATCCGCGCGCAACTTCCTCCGGCTTGCCGTGGAGGAAGGCCTTCACCGATTCATACTTGTTATTTTTGTCATTCTTTTCGCCGCCGCGGCGCTGGTCTTCGCTTTCGAATATCGGGAGAATCCTGAGCAGTACGCAAGTCTGTGGGACGGCGTCTGGTGGGCCATAGTCACGGCCTGTACCGTGGGCTACGGGGACAAGTACCCTCTGACCGTAGGCGGGCGTATTGTCGCTATGGCCGAAATGCTCGTATTCATGATTCTCGTCGGCCCGCTTCTGGGAGCCACGGTAACCACGGCGTTCGTCTCAAAGCGCATAAAGGAAGCCAAAGGGCTGGAGGAGATTACCTTGACCGATCATTTGATTGTATGCGGGTGGAATCCCCACATCGACAACGTACTGGAGAACCTTCGAAAAGCCAAAACATCCTCTCAGCTTCAGGTCGTGCTCATTGCGGATATCGAGGAGGAGTTGGCGAACGAGCACTTTTACAGCTTTCCCGATCTGAACATGAAGTTCGTCCGCGGCGACTTTTGCTCGGAAAGCGTGCTTACGCGCGCGAACGCTGCCAAGGCCAGCTACGCGTTGATCCTGGCGGACTATAGTGCGGAAGGCGCATCCCAATCGGACCAGCGCGTGCTTCGCGCGACGCTCGCCCTCAAAAGGCAGAACCGAAAGATGCGAATTTCCGCGGAGCTTCATTCCGAAGAGAATATGAGTTCGCTGAGGGCAGCCAACGCGGAAGAGATAGTCCTTATCGGCAAGCATTCGGGATATCTGTTGACGGCCGGAGCGCTTTTTCCGGGGATGCCCTCGCTCGTCCGCGAGCTTCTGTCGCCGGAGTTTGGCCATGCTCTTTGGCAGAAAAAAATCCCCCGGGAGTTTGTCGGCAGGCCGTTTTCCGAACTGGCGAAGCACTTGATGGAGACCCGCGGAGATATTCTGATTGGGGTGATCGGCCGGGAGCGCGGCATGGCGCTGGAGGATGTACTCGGCGCCGATCCGACCTCGATCGATGCGTTTATCAAGCAGCAGTTCGAGGCGGCCGGGAAAAAGGAGCTGACCTATGGCGTGGAAAATCTCGACGTTAAAGTCAACCCTGGACCAGATTACACGATCAAAGAGCTGGACGCGGCCATCGTAATCGAAGCTTCGGCGGGGAGGCAGTAG